The following coding sequences are from one bacterium window:
- the rlmN gene encoding 23S rRNA (adenine(2503)-C(2))-methyltransferase RlmN produces the protein MDKTILTGLLPHEISSLLTGTKEKYRGDQIFRWIHERCAVSFDEMTNLARSFREEIADRFIIGAVRESDHIRSADESTEKFVWELSDGNRIESVIIRDEDRTTACISSQVGCKMNCAFCRTGAMGFIRNLTAGEIVDQLLRMRSRLKASGGDLTNIVFMGMGDPLDNLDAVLKAIKIITMETGLSIGQRKVTVSTCGLIPGFARLAGEFRRIGLALSLNASDDELRNELMPINRRYPIAALLAAAREFARTTKRRVTFEYILIDGVNDSPEHAMKLRALARTVPSKVNLIVYNEFEGSPFRRPSNERVEEFQKILFAGNVTALVRKSKGGDILAACGQLAMKSISH, from the coding sequence ATGGATAAAACCATACTGACGGGATTACTGCCCCACGAAATCTCGTCGCTTTTAACGGGAACGAAAGAAAAATACCGCGGGGATCAGATATTCAGGTGGATTCATGAACGCTGCGCCGTCTCGTTCGATGAAATGACCAATCTCGCCAGGAGCTTCCGCGAAGAAATCGCCGACCGCTTCATCATCGGCGCCGTACGGGAGTCCGATCATATTCGATCCGCCGACGAATCGACCGAAAAATTTGTCTGGGAGCTCAGTGACGGAAACCGTATCGAGAGCGTGATAATCCGCGACGAAGACAGGACTACCGCGTGCATATCCTCCCAGGTCGGGTGTAAAATGAACTGTGCGTTCTGCCGCACGGGCGCCATGGGTTTCATCCGTAACCTGACCGCTGGAGAGATTGTCGATCAACTCCTCAGGATGAGAAGCCGGCTCAAGGCATCCGGAGGCGATTTGACCAACATCGTGTTCATGGGCATGGGAGACCCGCTCGATAATCTCGATGCAGTCCTCAAGGCGATTAAAATCATCACCATGGAAACGGGGCTTTCCATCGGCCAGCGCAAAGTGACCGTCTCGACATGCGGGCTCATTCCCGGTTTCGCGCGCCTTGCCGGTGAATTTAGGCGCATCGGCCTCGCACTGTCGCTCAACGCCTCCGATGACGAGCTCCGCAATGAACTCATGCCGATAAACCGCCGCTACCCGATAGCCGCGCTGCTTGCCGCGGCGCGCGAGTTTGCACGCACGACAAAGCGGAGAGTGACGTTCGAGTATATCCTCATCGACGGCGTCAACGACTCTCCGGAACACGCGATGAAGCTCCGCGCTCTTGCCCGCACCGTCCCATCGAAGGTCAATCTCATCGTCTACAATGAATTCGAGGGTTCGCCATTCAGACGGCCATCGAACGAAAGGGTCGAGGAATTCCAGAAAATCCTGTTCGCGGGCAATGTCACGGCACTTGTGAGAAAAAGCAAAGGCGGCGATATTCTCGCAGCATGCGGACAGCTTGCCATGAAGAGCATATCGCATTGA